One Burkholderia vietnamiensis LMG 10929 genomic window carries:
- a CDS encoding DUF4148 domain-containing protein gives MKSLIQAVALAALVAAPVVSFAQSNQQPLTRAQVRAELVQLEKAGYNPNDWMNYPDNIQAAQAKIAAARDSGAQADVSGYGANSVATSQSGRRAVVPVATDRSSVYFGH, from the coding sequence ATGAAATCGCTGATCCAAGCAGTTGCATTGGCCGCGCTGGTCGCCGCACCGGTCGTGTCGTTCGCTCAATCGAACCAGCAGCCGCTGACGCGTGCGCAAGTGCGTGCGGAACTGGTCCAGCTCGAAAAGGCCGGCTACAACCCGAACGACTGGATGAACTATCCGGACAACATCCAGGCTGCGCAGGCGAAGATCGCTGCCGCGCGCGACTCGGGCGCACAGGCTGACGTCAGCGGTTACGGCGCGAATTCGGTCGCGACGTCGCAGTCCGGCCGTCGCGCAGTCGTGCCGGTCGCGACCGATCGCTCGTCGGTCTACTTCGGCCACTGA
- a CDS encoding penicillin-binding protein 1A has translation MSSVRELLAKWAARAQPVAAAAAVPVKRVLASAWRHLRHPTRRGALRAAAAVPVLFLLYVLALIPFTPGIGDIRKARVDQPAQVLSADGKVLAEFKPSNREWVSLKQISPHMVDALIATEDHRFYEHHGLDWKRTASAALHTFSGDRQGGSTITQQLARNLYPDEIGRAPTLTRKVKEAITALKIEAVYSKEQILETYLNTVPFLYNAYGVEMAARTYFDKSADELDVLDAATLVGMLKGNSYYNPVLNPERALQRRNTVLAQMVKYGKLSAAQFAQLQRRPLRIDFERQKEPPGPAPHFAQQLRKWLIGWADRNDYNIYSDGLIVRTTIDSRLQQIATQALTQQANQLQGIANNAWSGSDGCGTDNEVFRAFMRESPEYKAAQDAGKNDAAAMKQLAADRGSMRALCKAKTDVQAGFVAIDPRDGQIRAWVGSRDFTSEPFDHVAQARRQPGSTFKPFVYGAAFASGMTPDDTFIDQAVEIPLKGGEIWRPNDDVPPSGKPMTLRDALALSRNRITAQVMEKVGPAAVARLARDMGVRESPLERVPSLALGTSPVTLKEMVASYATIANGGLYTEPQMVTRIENRQGDVLAEYAPAPPERALDGETDKTLLDVMRDVVTRGTGSSIRTRFGVRGDVAGKTGTTQDNADGWFILMQPGLVAGAWVGFDDGRVTLRSDYWGQGAHSALPIVGEFFQRAQRARIVDAKLKFDTEPSPGWFASVRERVTDLFDGWFGPEPKKAPTRVRTQRIERQPDADAAAASAASAASAPEAASGGIVEQWIPASEVAASAAAMSGGASQAPVLPPPAAGSAGNAGGAGPGAASGVAPGPAPAPASPESASGSQ, from the coding sequence GTGTCGTCAGTGCGTGAGCTCCTTGCCAAATGGGCCGCGCGCGCCCAACCCGTCGCGGCCGCTGCCGCCGTGCCCGTCAAGCGCGTACTGGCCAGCGCCTGGCGCCATCTCCGCCATCCGACGCGACGCGGCGCGTTGCGCGCCGCCGCCGCCGTGCCCGTGCTGTTCCTGCTCTACGTGCTCGCGCTGATACCGTTTACGCCGGGCATCGGCGACATCCGCAAGGCGCGCGTCGATCAGCCCGCGCAGGTGCTGTCCGCCGACGGCAAGGTGCTCGCGGAATTCAAGCCGTCGAACCGCGAATGGGTGTCGCTCAAGCAGATCTCGCCGCACATGGTCGACGCGCTGATCGCGACCGAGGACCATCGCTTCTACGAGCACCACGGCCTCGACTGGAAGCGCACCGCGTCGGCGGCGCTCCATACGTTCTCGGGCGATCGCCAGGGCGGCTCGACGATCACGCAGCAGCTCGCGCGCAACCTCTATCCGGACGAGATCGGCCGCGCGCCGACGCTCACGCGCAAGGTAAAGGAAGCGATCACCGCGCTGAAGATCGAGGCCGTGTACAGCAAGGAGCAGATCCTCGAGACCTACCTGAACACGGTGCCGTTCCTGTACAACGCGTACGGCGTCGAGATGGCCGCGCGCACCTATTTCGACAAGTCGGCCGACGAGCTCGACGTGCTCGACGCCGCGACGCTGGTCGGGATGCTCAAGGGCAACAGCTACTACAACCCGGTGCTCAATCCGGAGCGCGCGCTGCAGCGGCGCAACACGGTGCTCGCGCAGATGGTGAAGTACGGCAAGCTGTCGGCGGCGCAGTTCGCGCAGTTGCAGCGGCGGCCGTTGCGCATCGACTTCGAGCGTCAGAAGGAGCCGCCGGGGCCGGCGCCGCACTTCGCGCAGCAGCTGCGCAAATGGCTGATCGGCTGGGCCGACCGCAACGATTACAACATCTATTCGGATGGGCTGATCGTGCGCACGACGATCGATTCGCGGCTTCAGCAGATCGCGACGCAGGCGCTGACGCAGCAGGCGAACCAGCTGCAGGGCATCGCGAACAATGCGTGGAGCGGCAGCGACGGTTGCGGCACGGACAACGAGGTGTTTCGCGCCTTCATGCGCGAGTCGCCCGAATACAAGGCGGCGCAGGACGCCGGCAAGAACGACGCGGCCGCGATGAAGCAGCTCGCGGCCGACCGCGGCTCCATGCGCGCGCTGTGCAAGGCCAAGACCGACGTGCAGGCCGGGTTCGTCGCCATCGATCCGCGCGACGGGCAGATTCGCGCGTGGGTCGGCAGTCGCGATTTCACGAGCGAGCCGTTCGATCACGTCGCACAGGCGCGGCGTCAGCCCGGCTCGACGTTCAAGCCGTTCGTATATGGCGCCGCGTTCGCGAGCGGGATGACGCCCGACGACACCTTCATCGACCAGGCGGTCGAGATTCCGCTGAAGGGCGGCGAGATCTGGCGGCCCAACGACGACGTGCCGCCGTCGGGCAAGCCGATGACGTTGCGCGATGCGCTCGCGCTGTCGCGCAACCGGATCACCGCCCAGGTGATGGAGAAGGTCGGCCCGGCGGCCGTCGCGCGGCTCGCACGCGACATGGGCGTGCGCGAAAGCCCGCTCGAGCGCGTGCCGTCGCTTGCGCTCGGCACGAGCCCGGTGACGCTGAAAGAGATGGTCGCGTCGTACGCGACGATTGCGAACGGCGGGCTCTACACCGAGCCGCAGATGGTGACGCGCATCGAAAACCGGCAGGGCGACGTGCTGGCCGAATACGCGCCGGCGCCGCCCGAACGCGCGCTCGACGGCGAAACCGACAAGACGCTGCTCGACGTGATGCGCGACGTCGTCACGCGCGGCACCGGCAGCAGCATCCGCACGCGTTTCGGCGTGCGCGGCGACGTCGCCGGCAAGACCGGCACCACGCAGGACAACGCGGACGGCTGGTTCATCCTGATGCAGCCGGGACTGGTGGCCGGCGCCTGGGTCGGCTTCGACGACGGTCGCGTGACGCTGCGCAGCGACTATTGGGGGCAGGGCGCGCACAGCGCGCTGCCGATCGTCGGCGAGTTCTTCCAGCGGGCGCAGCGCGCGCGGATCGTCGATGCGAAGCTGAAATTCGATACCGAGCCGTCGCCGGGGTGGTTCGCGTCGGTGCGGGAGCGCGTGACCGACCTGTTCGACGGCTGGTTCGGACCCGAGCCGAAGAAGGCGCCGACGCGCGTCAGGACTCAGCGTATCGAGCGGCAACCCGACGCCGATGCGGCCGCGGCTTCGGCGGCCTCTGCAGCATCGGCGCCGGAGGCTGCGTCCGGCGGCATCGTCGAGCAATGGATTCCGGCATCCGAGGTGGCCGCATCGGCGGCTGCGATGTCGGGCGGCGCGTCGCAAGCACCGGTCTTGCCGCCGCCGGCAGCCGGCAGCGCGGGGAACGCGGGCGGCGCCGGGCCGGGTGCGGCATCGGGTGTCGCGCCTGGGCCGGCGCCGGCGCCTGCGTCGCCGGAGAGCGCCAGCGGTTCGCAATGA
- a CDS encoding FadR/GntR family transcriptional regulator produces the protein MMSARPESPEAGFRPLQIYEQVAEKIRDEIRAGRYAADSRLPSERELAALFQVGRPAVREALGALQNEGLVVTKRNSGTYVVAAPLDVLAQRGDARDAADADFSPTSTLDVRLILEPAIARLAAAQGRADPVAEGYLAQMETIADIDDPHQRALWNDSDRLFHRQLALMTGDPLIVKIADEVAKTMDQPLWKRLKDDGIYDAGRIRLYVSEHRLIYEAIVSGDADAAAFYVEQHIRRVRRDIAPK, from the coding sequence ATGATGTCCGCACGTCCCGAATCGCCCGAAGCCGGTTTCCGGCCGTTGCAGATCTACGAACAGGTCGCGGAGAAGATCCGCGACGAGATTCGCGCGGGGCGTTACGCGGCCGATTCGCGGCTGCCGTCGGAGCGCGAGCTCGCGGCGCTGTTCCAGGTCGGCCGCCCGGCCGTGCGCGAAGCGCTCGGCGCATTGCAGAACGAAGGGCTGGTCGTCACGAAGCGCAATTCGGGCACCTACGTGGTGGCGGCGCCGCTCGACGTGCTCGCGCAGCGCGGCGATGCGCGCGACGCGGCCGATGCCGACTTCAGCCCGACGTCGACGCTCGACGTGCGGCTGATCCTCGAGCCGGCGATCGCGCGTCTCGCGGCGGCCCAGGGCCGCGCCGATCCCGTCGCCGAAGGCTATCTTGCGCAAATGGAAACCATCGCGGACATCGACGACCCGCACCAGCGCGCGCTGTGGAACGACAGCGACCGGCTGTTCCACCGGCAACTCGCGTTGATGACCGGCGACCCGTTGATCGTGAAGATCGCCGACGAAGTCGCGAAGACGATGGATCAGCCGTTGTGGAAGCGTCTGAAGGACGACGGCATCTACGATGCCGGCCGGATCCGGCTGTACGTGTCGGAACATCGGCTGATCTACGAGGCGATCGTGTCGGGCGACGCCGATGCGGCTGCGTTCTACGTCGAGCAGCACATTCGCCGCGTGCGACGCGACATCGCGCCGAAGTAG
- the lhpI gene encoding bifunctional Delta(1)-pyrroline-2-carboxylate/Delta(1)-piperideine-2-carboxylate reductase, translating into MTAASPIPSFDATETAALLDYPALLATLAQTVADYAAGEIVSPERLVVPLQAGGVMLSMPSSARDLASHKLVNVCPGNAARGLPTILGQVSAYDATTGALRFVLDGPTVTGRRTAAVTALGIQALHGAAPRDILLIGTGKQAANHAEALAAIFPAARLHVRGSRAGSAAAFCAAHRAQAPQLAPLDGDAIPDAIDVVVTLTTSRTPVYREAAREGRLVVGVGAFTADAAEIDAETVRASRLVVDDPAGARHEAGDLIVAQVDWQRVASLADVLRGAFERSGPLLFKTVGCAAWDLAACRTARDALDARQRG; encoded by the coding sequence ATGACCGCTGCCAGCCCGATCCCCTCGTTCGACGCCACCGAAACGGCCGCCCTGCTCGACTACCCGGCGCTGCTCGCCACGCTCGCGCAGACCGTCGCCGACTACGCGGCGGGCGAAATCGTCAGCCCCGAACGCCTGGTCGTGCCGCTGCAGGCAGGCGGCGTGATGCTGTCGATGCCGTCCAGCGCGCGCGATCTGGCAAGCCACAAGCTCGTGAACGTATGCCCGGGCAACGCCGCGCGCGGGCTGCCGACGATCCTCGGCCAGGTGAGCGCGTACGACGCGACGACCGGCGCGCTGCGCTTCGTGCTCGACGGCCCGACCGTCACCGGCCGCCGTACGGCGGCCGTCACCGCGCTCGGCATCCAGGCGCTGCACGGCGCGGCACCGCGCGACATCCTGCTGATCGGCACCGGCAAGCAGGCGGCCAATCATGCCGAGGCGCTCGCGGCGATCTTCCCCGCTGCGCGTCTGCACGTGCGCGGTTCGCGCGCGGGCAGCGCCGCGGCGTTCTGCGCCGCGCATCGCGCACAGGCGCCGCAGCTCGCGCCGCTCGACGGCGACGCGATTCCCGATGCGATCGACGTCGTCGTCACGCTGACGACGAGCCGCACGCCCGTCTACCGCGAAGCGGCGCGCGAAGGCCGGCTCGTGGTGGGGGTCGGCGCATTTACCGCGGACGCCGCCGAAATCGACGCCGAAACGGTGCGCGCGAGCCGGCTCGTGGTCGACGATCCGGCGGGCGCGCGCCACGAGGCCGGCGACCTGATCGTCGCGCAGGTCGACTGGCAGCGCGTCGCGTCGCTCGCCGACGTGCTGCGCGGCGCGTTCGAGCGCAGCGGGCCGCTGCTGTTCAAGACCGTGGGCTGCGCCGCGTGGGATCTGGCCGCGTGCCGCACGGCGCGCGACGCGCTGGACGCGCGCCAGCGCGGCTGA
- a CDS encoding response regulator transcription factor, whose product MNASLPPAAALRVFLVDHANAVRQRIALLVGAIRGVVVVGEAEDGQDALTHIRGTHADVVLVDLRLADGSGLDLIGALSKAVPRIVTIVLTNHSAPAFRKACATAGADYFFDKTVEFDAACHVIESLVHARAHQP is encoded by the coding sequence ATGAATGCCAGCCTGCCACCCGCCGCCGCGCTCAGGGTGTTTCTTGTCGACCACGCGAATGCCGTCCGGCAACGGATCGCGTTGCTCGTCGGCGCGATTCGCGGCGTCGTGGTCGTCGGCGAGGCGGAGGACGGCCAGGATGCGCTGACGCACATCCGCGGCACGCACGCGGACGTCGTGCTCGTCGATCTGCGCCTCGCGGACGGCAGCGGCCTCGATCTGATCGGCGCGCTGTCGAAGGCCGTGCCGCGCATCGTCACGATTGTGCTGACGAATCATTCGGCGCCCGCATTCAGAAAGGCATGCGCGACGGCCGGAGCCGACTACTTCTTCGACAAGACCGTCGAATTCGACGCCGCGTGCCACGTGATCGAATCGCTGGTGCACGCTCGCGCGCACCAGCCCTGA
- a CDS encoding helix-turn-helix domain-containing protein yields MHQATACAADPAIAPRPNVPLPASTRHDGAKHCAVRCSACVMRSMCLPPQLTAAEYSRLDAIICATRQVRQGDTLFRTDDPFHSLYAVRAGSFKTVMMHRDGREHVTGFQIAGETLGMEGVGHGHHCCDAIALEDSVVCVIPFAALEAACRELRSMQHFIYQMLSSEIVRGSSQMLLLGTMSAEQRVAHFLLDLSARFEARGYSASEFNLRMTREEIGCYLGMKLETVSRMFSRFHRDALIETRGKRVRIIDAPALAQV; encoded by the coding sequence ATGCATCAAGCCACCGCCTGCGCCGCCGATCCCGCCATCGCGCCCCGGCCGAACGTTCCGCTTCCCGCGTCCACGCGTCACGACGGCGCGAAGCATTGCGCAGTCCGCTGTTCGGCCTGCGTGATGCGCTCGATGTGCCTGCCGCCGCAACTGACCGCCGCCGAGTACAGCCGGCTCGACGCGATCATCTGCGCGACGCGACAGGTGCGCCAGGGCGACACGCTGTTTCGCACCGACGATCCGTTCCACAGTCTGTACGCGGTGCGCGCAGGCTCGTTCAAGACGGTGATGATGCATCGCGACGGCCGCGAACACGTGACGGGTTTTCAGATCGCAGGGGAAACGCTCGGCATGGAGGGCGTCGGCCATGGACACCATTGCTGTGACGCGATCGCGCTCGAGGACAGCGTCGTGTGCGTGATCCCGTTCGCCGCGCTCGAGGCCGCGTGCCGCGAGCTGAGGTCGATGCAGCATTTCATCTACCAGATGCTGAGCAGCGAGATCGTACGCGGATCGAGCCAGATGCTGCTGCTCGGCACGATGTCGGCCGAACAGCGCGTTGCGCATTTCCTGCTCGATCTGTCGGCACGCTTCGAGGCGCGCGGCTACTCGGCGTCGGAGTTCAACCTGCGGATGACGCGCGAAGAAATCGGCTGCTATCTCGGGATGAAGCTCGAAACCGTCAGCCGGATGTTCTCGCGCTTCCATCGCGACGCGCTCATCGAAACGCGCGGCAAGCGCGTGCGGATCATCGACGCGCCGGCGCTCGCGCAGGTGTAA
- a CDS encoding DUF1488 domain-containing protein, translating into MTGAQMQIAFPPEPPEYRGRDLVVAFSARVDGHGVPCAITAEALEDHFGARSLLERDLLVAFEAHRPAIEAMAARMLAEIGGRPVLLHSGHFRMAD; encoded by the coding sequence ATGACAGGCGCACAAATGCAGATAGCCTTTCCACCGGAACCGCCCGAGTATCGCGGGCGTGACCTGGTCGTCGCGTTTTCGGCGCGGGTCGACGGCCACGGCGTGCCGTGCGCGATCACGGCGGAAGCACTGGAAGACCATTTCGGTGCGCGCTCGCTGCTCGAGCGCGACTTGCTGGTTGCATTCGAAGCACACCGGCCGGCGATCGAGGCGATGGCGGCCCGGATGCTCGCCGAAATCGGCGGCCGGCCGGTGTTGCTGCACAGCGGCCACTTCCGGATGGCCGACTGA
- a CDS encoding DUF488 domain-containing protein, whose product MAIRIVRLGTPRAAGEGTRIGTVRRPPRGVPKAEFASRDYYDVWLPTLSPSAELVADAQAAETDAQWHAFTRRFRAEMAHGDAPKVLDLLAALSATSAFSIGCYCEDERRCHRSVLRELLEARGATIASDAD is encoded by the coding sequence ATGGCAATTCGAATCGTACGGCTCGGCACGCCGCGGGCGGCCGGCGAGGGCACACGGATCGGCACGGTGCGGCGGCCGCCGCGCGGCGTGCCGAAGGCGGAATTCGCGTCGCGCGACTACTATGACGTGTGGCTGCCGACGCTGTCGCCGAGCGCGGAGCTCGTGGCCGACGCGCAGGCCGCCGAGACCGACGCGCAGTGGCACGCATTCACGCGCCGGTTCCGCGCCGAGATGGCGCACGGCGACGCTCCCAAGGTGCTCGACCTGCTCGCCGCGTTGTCGGCGACGAGCGCATTTTCGATCGGCTGCTACTGCGAGGACGAGCGCCGCTGCCATCGCAGCGTGCTGCGCGAACTGCTCGAGGCGCGCGGCGCGACGATCGCTTCGGACGCCGACTGA
- a CDS encoding amino acid aminotransferase: MFEHIDAYPGDPILTLNENFQKDPRDQKVNLSIGIYFDADGRIPVMAAVREAETALQRDVGPKPYLPMVGLAAYRDAVQALVFGADHPARAAGRIATVQTLGGSGALKVGADFLKRYFPDAQVWLSDPSWENHRFIFERAGFTVNTYPYYDAATGGLKFDAMLAAIDALPARSIVLLHACCHNPTGVDLDEGQWEKLIDVIEARELLPFVDMAYQGFGAGLDADAFAVRELARRGVPALVANSFSKNFSLYGERVGALSVVCEDADAAERVLGQLAGAVRSNYSNPQTYGAKLVATVLNTPALRKQWEEELAAMCRRIARMRQAIHDGLRDHVSGEALTRYVKQRGMFTYTGLTETQVDALRDVHGVYILRSGRMCVAGLNDSNVGIVADAIGKVLKSGV, translated from the coding sequence ATGTTCGAACACATCGACGCGTACCCGGGCGACCCGATCCTGACGCTCAACGAGAACTTCCAGAAGGATCCGCGCGACCAGAAGGTCAACCTGAGCATCGGCATCTATTTCGACGCCGACGGCCGGATTCCGGTGATGGCCGCCGTGCGCGAGGCCGAAACCGCGCTGCAGCGCGACGTCGGCCCGAAGCCGTATCTGCCGATGGTCGGCCTCGCCGCGTACCGCGACGCGGTGCAGGCGCTGGTGTTCGGCGCCGATCACCCGGCGCGGGCGGCCGGCCGCATCGCGACCGTGCAGACGCTCGGCGGCTCGGGCGCGCTGAAAGTCGGCGCCGATTTCCTGAAGCGCTACTTCCCGGACGCGCAGGTGTGGCTCAGCGATCCGAGCTGGGAAAACCACCGTTTCATCTTCGAGCGCGCCGGCTTCACGGTGAATACCTACCCGTACTACGACGCGGCGACGGGCGGCCTGAAGTTCGACGCGATGCTCGCGGCGATCGACGCGCTGCCGGCGCGCAGCATCGTGCTGCTGCATGCGTGCTGCCACAACCCGACCGGCGTCGATCTCGACGAAGGCCAGTGGGAGAAGCTGATCGACGTGATCGAGGCGCGCGAGCTGCTGCCGTTCGTCGACATGGCGTATCAGGGCTTCGGCGCGGGCCTCGACGCCGATGCGTTCGCGGTGCGCGAGCTGGCCCGCCGCGGCGTGCCGGCGCTCGTCGCGAATTCGTTCTCGAAGAACTTTTCGCTGTACGGCGAGCGCGTCGGCGCGCTGAGCGTCGTGTGCGAGGATGCGGACGCGGCCGAGCGCGTGCTCGGCCAGCTGGCCGGCGCGGTGCGCTCCAACTACAGCAACCCGCAGACGTATGGCGCGAAGCTCGTCGCGACCGTGCTGAACACGCCGGCGCTGCGCAAGCAGTGGGAGGAAGAGCTTGCCGCGATGTGCCGCCGGATTGCGCGGATGCGCCAGGCGATCCACGACGGCCTGCGCGACCACGTGAGCGGCGAAGCGCTGACGCGCTACGTGAAGCAGCGCGGGATGTTCACGTACACCGGGCTGACCGAGACGCAGGTCGACGCGCTGCGCGACGTGCACGGCGTCTACATTCTGCGTTCGGGCCGCATGTGCGTGGCCGGGCTGAACGATTCGAACGTCGGCATCGTCGCCGATGCGATCGGCAAGGTGCTGAAGAGCGGCGTCTGA
- a CDS encoding amino acid permease, with protein MVSGNEKDGLKRGLKNRHIQLIALGGALGTGLFLGIAQTIKMAGPSVLLGYAVAGVVAFFIMRQLGEMVVDEPVAGSFSYFADKYVGHFTGFLSGWNYWVLYILVSMAELSAVGIYVQYWWPGVPTWVSALVFYVAINLLNLASVKSYGETEFWFSIIKVAAIVGMIGFGGWLLVSGHAGPEASIANLWQHGGFFPNGVSGLVMSMAAIMFSFGGLELIGITAAEADDPKHSIPRATNQVIYRILIFYIGALAVLLSLYPWEKVVTGGSPFVLIFHALSSNLVANVLNVVVLTAALSVYNSGVYSNSRMLFGLATQGNAPKVLCSVNRRGIPLAALGASALATGVCVLVNYFMPGKAFEVLMGLVVSALIINWAMITLIHLKFRQAKRIAGEQTSFRSLGYPFTNYLCLAFMAGILVVMYLTPDLRLSVYLIPVWLAVLAIGYRFRQKNARYALGDGASAR; from the coding sequence CCCGTCCGTGCTGCTCGGCTATGCGGTCGCAGGCGTCGTGGCGTTCTTCATCATGCGCCAGCTCGGCGAGATGGTCGTCGACGAGCCGGTCGCCGGTTCGTTCAGCTACTTCGCCGACAAATACGTCGGCCATTTCACCGGCTTCCTGTCCGGCTGGAACTACTGGGTGCTGTACATCCTCGTCAGCATGGCCGAGCTGTCGGCCGTCGGGATCTACGTGCAGTACTGGTGGCCGGGCGTGCCGACCTGGGTGTCGGCGCTCGTGTTCTACGTCGCGATCAACCTGCTGAATCTGGCGAGCGTGAAGTCGTACGGCGAGACGGAATTCTGGTTCTCGATCATCAAGGTCGCGGCGATCGTCGGCATGATCGGCTTCGGCGGCTGGCTGCTGGTGAGCGGCCACGCGGGGCCGGAAGCGAGCATCGCGAACCTGTGGCAGCACGGCGGCTTCTTCCCGAACGGGGTGTCGGGCCTCGTGATGTCGATGGCGGCGATCATGTTCTCGTTCGGCGGGCTGGAGCTGATCGGCATCACCGCGGCCGAGGCCGACGATCCGAAGCACAGCATTCCGCGCGCGACCAACCAGGTGATCTACCGCATCCTGATTTTCTACATCGGCGCGCTGGCCGTGCTGCTGTCGCTGTATCCGTGGGAGAAGGTCGTCACCGGCGGCAGCCCGTTCGTGCTGATCTTCCATGCGCTGAGCAGCAACCTCGTCGCCAACGTGCTGAACGTGGTCGTGCTGACAGCCGCGCTGTCGGTCTACAACAGCGGCGTGTACAGCAACAGCCGGATGCTGTTCGGGCTGGCGACGCAGGGCAACGCGCCTAAGGTGCTGTGCTCGGTGAACCGGCGCGGCATCCCGCTCGCCGCGCTCGGCGCGTCGGCGCTCGCGACCGGCGTCTGCGTGCTGGTCAACTATTTCATGCCCGGCAAGGCGTTCGAGGTACTGATGGGGCTGGTCGTGTCGGCGCTCATCATCAACTGGGCGATGATCACGCTGATTCACCTGAAATTCCGTCAGGCCAAGCGCATCGCTGGGGAGCAGACTTCGTTCCGCAGTCTCGGCTATCCTTTCACGAATTATCTGTGCCTGGCGTTCATGGCCGGCATTCTCGTCGTGATGTACCTGACGCCGGATCTGCGCCTGTCGGTGTACCTGATCCCGGTCTGGCTCGCGGTGCTCGCGATCGGGTATCGGTTCCGCCAGAAGAATGCCCGCTATGCGCTCGGCGACGGCGCATCGGCCCGCTGA